The following are encoded together in the Sandaracinaceae bacterium genome:
- the xth gene encoding exodeoxyribonuclease III, protein MKLVTWNINSVKARGDRLVAWLTEHRPDVLCLQELKGLEDTFPSVEVAALGYHIALNAQKTYNGVAILSLDPLTDVQLGLGDPAFDEQARLISARVRGVTVVCAYFPNGGSLDSDKYPFKLAWMKRLREVLDQRYSAETDAVVLCGDFNVALHDDDMARPEEWHAGVLANPEVRSALRHIADFGLVDVVRPFHPTGGVHTWWDYRGLGFERGNGLRIDHVYCTPRLASACIGAMVDRVERAADATKSGPSDHAPVMVEFDA, encoded by the coding sequence GAGCACCGGCCCGACGTGCTGTGCCTGCAGGAGCTCAAGGGCCTCGAGGACACCTTCCCCAGCGTGGAGGTGGCGGCGCTCGGCTACCACATCGCCCTCAACGCGCAGAAGACCTACAACGGGGTGGCCATCCTGTCGTTGGATCCGCTCACGGACGTGCAGCTGGGGCTGGGCGACCCGGCCTTCGACGAGCAGGCCAGGCTCATATCGGCCCGCGTGCGCGGGGTCACCGTGGTGTGCGCCTACTTCCCCAACGGCGGCTCGCTCGACTCCGACAAATACCCGTTCAAGCTGGCGTGGATGAAGCGCTTGCGAGAGGTGCTGGACCAGCGCTACAGCGCGGAGACCGACGCGGTGGTCCTGTGCGGCGACTTCAACGTGGCGCTCCACGACGACGACATGGCGCGCCCCGAGGAGTGGCACGCGGGTGTATTGGCCAACCCCGAGGTGCGCAGCGCGCTGCGTCACATCGCGGACTTTGGCCTCGTGGACGTGGTGCGTCCCTTTCACCCTACGGGCGGCGTGCACACCTGGTGGGACTATCGCGGCCTCGGCTTCGAGCGCGGCAACGGGCTACGCATCGACCACGTGTACTGCACACCCCGGCTGGCGAGCGCGTGCATCGGCGCCATGGTGGACCGCGTGGAGCGCGCCGCCGACGCCACGAAGAGCGGGCCCTCCGACCACGCCCCGGTCATGGTGGAGTTCGACGCGTGA
- a CDS encoding M23 family metallopeptidase — translation MVVPDAPPSTAQATGDAPLHAAATVRSEARFGTARAFRQALEMAGLGADDFVPIEDAVREVLDFRRCRADDRLFFERDGQGKLVRFEYHQNPIEFVVATRAEDGTWSGRLQQREIERRRHEVGGLVRTSLGEALTRIGLAASLVGVFVEVFDGKMNFSSGAREGDALRVIVDEERIDGVFLRYATPVAIEYVSARAGRLRAFYYEGRDGRGDWYDEAGRGFRGGWLRTPLQYERISSLFNPQRMHPILRRIVPHNGVDFAAATGTTLWAAADGEISWAGPKGANGNLVSIRHANGYESHYAHMHRIQRGIAVGVEVRQRQVIGSVGTTGRSTGPHLHFGLKHNGRFVDPLPVLNGPGQLLPAGQLAGYRTFVRGMVRRLEHIETGGDPVVREATTAPTAAPAEGDEGLD, via the coding sequence GTGGTGGTCCCGGACGCCCCTCCTTCCACCGCGCAGGCCACCGGAGACGCGCCGCTGCACGCCGCCGCCACGGTGCGCAGCGAGGCCCGCTTCGGGACCGCACGGGCATTCCGCCAGGCGCTCGAGATGGCAGGGCTCGGGGCCGACGACTTCGTGCCCATCGAGGACGCCGTGCGCGAGGTGCTGGACTTCCGGCGCTGCCGGGCCGACGACCGGCTGTTCTTCGAGCGCGACGGTCAGGGGAAGCTGGTGCGCTTCGAGTACCACCAGAACCCAATCGAATTCGTGGTGGCCACCCGCGCCGAAGACGGCACCTGGAGCGGGCGGCTGCAGCAGCGCGAGATCGAGCGCCGCCGGCACGAAGTGGGCGGGCTGGTGCGCACGAGCCTCGGCGAGGCGCTCACGCGCATCGGGCTCGCGGCGTCGCTGGTGGGCGTGTTCGTCGAGGTGTTCGACGGCAAGATGAACTTCTCGAGCGGCGCTCGCGAGGGTGACGCGCTGCGGGTCATCGTGGACGAGGAGCGCATCGACGGAGTGTTCCTGCGCTACGCCACGCCCGTGGCCATCGAGTACGTGAGCGCCCGCGCGGGGCGGCTGCGCGCGTTCTACTACGAGGGGCGCGACGGGCGCGGCGACTGGTATGACGAAGCCGGGCGTGGCTTCCGCGGGGGCTGGCTGCGCACGCCGCTCCAGTACGAGCGCATTTCCTCGTTGTTCAACCCGCAGCGCATGCACCCCATCTTGCGGCGCATCGTGCCGCACAACGGGGTGGACTTCGCCGCGGCCACGGGCACCACGCTGTGGGCGGCCGCCGACGGTGAGATCAGCTGGGCGGGGCCCAAGGGCGCCAACGGCAACCTGGTCTCCATCCGGCACGCCAACGGCTACGAGTCGCACTACGCGCACATGCACCGCATCCAGCGCGGCATCGCGGTGGGCGTCGAGGTGCGCCAGCGTCAGGTCATCGGCAGCGTGGGCACCACCGGGCGCTCCACGGGCCCGCATCTGCACTTCGGGCTGAAGCACAACGGCCGCTTCGTGGATCCGCTCCCCGTGCTCAACGGCCCGGGGCAGCTCCTCCCGGCGGGGCAGCTCGCCGGCTACCGCACCTTCGTGCGCGGCATGGTGCGGCGGCTCGAGCACATCGAGACGGGCGGGGATCCCGTGGTCCGCGAGGCTACGACTGCGCCCACGGCTGCGCCGGCCGAAGGTGACGAAGGCCTCGATTAG
- the meaB gene encoding methylmalonyl Co-A mutase-associated GTPase MeaB: protein MPPTPVERLASVVEDVRAGRERAIARAMRVIDERGPLHRELLRALLPFTGRARVIGITGTPGAGKSTLVDQLVTSARAAGQRVGVVAVDPTSPYTGGAILGDRIRMQRHFLDTGVFIRSLATRGHMGGLSRSAADVISVLDAAGYDLIIVETVGVGQDELEIAQLAETTVVVVTPGLGDDIQAIKAGILEIADVFAVNKADRDGADSTVADLQQMIALGGALAHAGSRPAGHGHGHGGVGAIMRPETGGQTARGWEPLIIKTIASRGAGIAELLDACAAHAASLRETGEGERRAHKRREQRFAALLRDLLFEEVTTQHAAAYREALRATAAGEADAYTAAMGLLSVALAPGEAA, encoded by the coding sequence ATGCCCCCGACCCCCGTCGAGCGGCTCGCGAGCGTCGTCGAGGACGTCCGAGCTGGAAGAGAGCGCGCCATCGCGAGAGCGATGCGGGTCATCGACGAGCGTGGTCCACTGCACCGTGAGCTCCTGCGGGCGCTGCTGCCCTTCACGGGGCGGGCTCGGGTCATCGGCATCACCGGGACGCCGGGCGCCGGTAAGAGCACGCTGGTGGACCAGTTGGTGACCAGCGCGCGCGCCGCCGGGCAGCGCGTGGGGGTGGTGGCCGTGGACCCCACCAGCCCGTACACGGGTGGCGCCATCCTGGGGGACCGCATCCGCATGCAGCGGCACTTCCTGGACACGGGCGTGTTCATCCGCTCGCTGGCCACGCGCGGCCACATGGGTGGGCTCTCGCGCTCGGCGGCGGACGTCATCAGCGTGCTGGACGCGGCGGGCTACGACCTGATCATCGTGGAGACCGTGGGCGTGGGCCAGGACGAGCTCGAGATCGCCCAGCTGGCCGAGACCACGGTGGTGGTGGTCACGCCGGGCCTCGGCGACGACATCCAGGCCATCAAGGCGGGCATCCTCGAGATCGCGGACGTGTTCGCCGTGAACAAAGCGGACCGCGACGGTGCGGACAGCACCGTGGCGGACCTGCAGCAGATGATCGCGCTCGGCGGTGCCCTGGCGCACGCGGGCTCGCGCCCTGCGGGCCATGGCCACGGCCACGGCGGGGTGGGGGCCATCATGCGCCCCGAGACGGGCGGGCAGACCGCGCGGGGCTGGGAGCCGCTCATCATCAAGACCATCGCGTCGCGCGGCGCGGGCATTGCCGAGCTGCTGGACGCCTGCGCGGCCCACGCCGCCTCCCTGCGCGAGACGGGCGAGGGCGAGCGGCGTGCGCACAAGCGGCGTGAGCAGCGCTTTGCGGCGCTCCTGCGCGACCTGCTGTTCGAGGAGGTCACCACGCAGCACGCGGCGGCCTACCGCGAGGCCCTGCGAGCCACTGCCGCAGGGGAAGCCGATGCGTACACGGCCGCCATGGGGCTGCTGAGCGTGGCCCTGGCCCCCGGGGAGGCAGCATGA
- a CDS encoding S1 RNA-binding domain-containing protein produces MSDINSNDSAPTTDADVVQDPSSAAPAPSPEPSSVDAPAPQEAAAGSDDAGEHGDADEHGDDEHGDDDHDDGSESGEAAEGGEGTEGGGKRKRRRRKKKKPEVDNSQKSAHVPFLRYFDGRGTKTHAFAAGEVVAGRVAKLTNTTIFVDLFGKGLAVVDVYEPREVPALPEPVVAPEASAAAEAGEAAAAEGTEGEAPVAAEASEAGEHADEHHEEHEHDEHHDEHEHDEHDDEDHEGHTSAGFLEAMEAAGPPPELPAMGGIVRGRISSVSESGHIVLVNRIIDRGATKARIAAARDAKLRVRGMVYGFNRGGFDVLVDGVRAFCPARAMSLTEITDPESYVGQKLDFSLPPLKGGGRSIIVSRRGILERESRKAARERMKQLKVGERLPGTVLHVRDFGVIVDLGGGLDGLVHQSEVSWVRGARMSDCVKPGDEVKVEVLRVQPASRKDRYGKISLSIRAALPDPWDQAKDILKEGHFQSARVVRTTDFGAFVELRPGIEGLLHITELGKDLKHANQVLKEDEIIDVIVERVDKKARRVGLSRLSASDKAAMESGDYDPALVRNLRMGNHVKVVVERIEHHGMFVQVKGVVGKRGRGYLSNRDMPERVEGTAYKKMAVGMEIEVKITGTDRDGQLRCSVKHREFDDERKAVQEYRKEAGRQGLGTFADLLRAKLDGSGGDKS; encoded by the coding sequence ATGAGCGACATCAACTCCAACGACTCCGCCCCGACCACCGATGCTGACGTGGTCCAGGACCCCAGCAGCGCCGCGCCTGCCCCGAGCCCCGAGCCGAGCTCGGTCGACGCGCCTGCGCCGCAGGAGGCCGCCGCCGGCAGCGACGACGCAGGTGAGCACGGCGACGCCGACGAGCACGGCGACGACGAGCACGGCGACGACGACCACGATGACGGGTCCGAGTCTGGTGAGGCCGCGGAGGGTGGCGAAGGAACCGAGGGCGGTGGGAAGCGCAAGCGCCGCCGTCGCAAGAAGAAGAAGCCCGAGGTGGACAACTCGCAGAAGTCGGCGCACGTGCCCTTCCTGCGCTACTTCGATGGCCGCGGGACCAAGACCCACGCGTTCGCCGCGGGCGAGGTCGTGGCCGGTCGCGTCGCCAAGCTGACCAACACCACCATCTTCGTGGACCTGTTCGGCAAGGGCCTCGCCGTGGTGGACGTGTACGAGCCGCGTGAGGTCCCCGCGCTGCCCGAGCCCGTGGTGGCCCCCGAGGCTTCCGCCGCGGCCGAGGCCGGCGAGGCTGCTGCCGCCGAAGGCACGGAGGGCGAGGCTCCCGTGGCGGCAGAGGCCAGCGAAGCGGGCGAGCACGCCGACGAGCATCACGAAGAGCACGAGCACGACGAGCACCACGACGAGCACGAGCACGACGAGCACGACGACGAGGACCACGAAGGTCACACCTCCGCTGGCTTCCTCGAGGCCATGGAGGCGGCTGGCCCGCCGCCCGAGCTCCCGGCCATGGGTGGCATCGTGCGCGGGCGCATCAGCTCCGTGTCCGAGAGCGGCCACATCGTCCTGGTGAACCGCATCATCGATCGCGGCGCCACCAAGGCGCGCATCGCGGCGGCGCGTGACGCCAAGCTGCGCGTGCGCGGCATGGTCTACGGCTTCAACCGCGGCGGCTTCGACGTGCTGGTGGACGGCGTGCGCGCGTTCTGCCCGGCGCGCGCCATGTCGCTCACCGAGATCACGGACCCCGAGTCGTACGTCGGCCAGAAGCTCGACTTCTCGCTGCCGCCCCTCAAGGGTGGCGGGCGCAGCATCATCGTGTCGCGCCGCGGCATCCTCGAGCGCGAGTCGCGCAAGGCGGCCCGCGAGCGCATGAAGCAGCTCAAGGTGGGCGAGCGCCTGCCGGGCACCGTGCTCCACGTGCGTGACTTCGGCGTGATCGTGGACCTGGGCGGCGGGCTCGACGGCCTGGTGCACCAGAGCGAGGTCAGCTGGGTGCGCGGCGCGCGCATGTCCGACTGCGTGAAGCCGGGCGACGAGGTGAAGGTGGAGGTGCTGCGCGTGCAGCCCGCCAGCCGCAAGGACCGCTACGGCAAGATCAGCCTGTCCATTCGGGCGGCGCTGCCGGACCCGTGGGACCAGGCCAAGGACATCCTCAAGGAGGGCCACTTCCAGTCGGCCCGCGTGGTCCGCACCACGGACTTCGGCGCCTTCGTGGAGCTGCGCCCCGGCATCGAGGGCCTGCTGCACATCACCGAGCTGGGCAAGGACCTCAAGCACGCCAACCAGGTCCTCAAGGAGGACGAGATCATCGACGTCATCGTCGAGCGCGTGGACAAGAAGGCGCGTCGCGTCGGCCTGTCGCGCCTCAGCGCCTCCGACAAGGCGGCCATGGAGTCGGGCGACTACGATCCGGCGCTGGTCCGCAACCTTCGCATGGGCAACCACGTGAAGGTGGTGGTGGAGCGCATCGAGCACCACGGCATGTTCGTGCAGGTCAAGGGCGTGGTCGGCAAGCGCGGCCGCGGCTACCTGAGCAACCGCGACATGCCCGAGCGCGTGGAGGGCACCGCCTACAAGAAGATGGCGGTGGGCATGGAGATCGAGGTCAAGATCACGGGCACCGACCGCGACGGGCAGCTGCGCTGCTCGGTGAAGCACCGCGAGTTCGACGACGAGCGGAAGGCCGTGCAGGAGTACCGCAAGGAGGCCGGGCGTCAGGGCCTCGGCACCTTCGCAGACCTGCTGCGCGCGAAGCTCGACGGGTCGGGCGGCGACAAGAGCTGA